A genomic segment from Chanos chanos chromosome 2, fChaCha1.1, whole genome shotgun sequence encodes:
- the ergic1 gene encoding endoplasmic reticulum-Golgi intermediate compartment protein 1, translating into MTFDVRRFDIYRKVPKDLTQPTYTGAFISICCCVFMLFLFLSELTGFITTEIVNELYVDDPDKDSGGKIDVSLNISLPNLHCDLVGLDIQDEMGRHEVGHIDNSMKIPLNNGYGCRFEGEFSINKVPGNFHVSTHGATAQPQNPDMTHVIHKLAFGDKLQVELVQGAFNALGGANRLQSNALASHDYILKIVPTVYEDLGGKQRFSYQYTVANKEYVAYSHTGRIIPAIWFRYDLSPITVKYTERRQPLYRFITTICAIIGGTFTVAGIIDSCIFTASEAWKKIQLGKMS; encoded by the exons ATGACTTTCGATGTGAGGAG GTTCGATATCTACAGGAAAGTGCCCAAAGACCTGACCCAGCCAACCTACACTGGAGCCTTCA TCTCCATCTGTTGCTGTGTCTTCATGcttttcctgttcctctctgagcTGACTGGATTCATAACTACAGAAAT AGTAAATGAACTGTACGTGGATGACCCAGATAAGGACAGTGGGGGGAAGATAGATGTGAGTTTAAACATCAGTTTGCCAAACTTACACTGTGATT tGGTGGGACTGGACATACAGGATGAGATGGGAAGGCATGAGGTCGGCCACATAGACAACTCCATGAAGATACCTCTGAACAATGGCTATGGCTGCCGTTTTGAGGGAGAGTTCAGCATCAATAAA GTACCTGGAAACTTCCATGTTTCAACTCATGGTGCCACTGCCCAACCACAGAACCCAGACATGACCCATGTTATTCATAAGCTTGCCTTTGGAGACAAGCTACAG GTAGAGCTTGTCCAAGGAGCCTTCAATGCCTTGGGTGGTGCAAATAGACTCCAGTCAAATG cttTGGCCTCCCATGACTACATACTCAAGATTGTCCCCACAGTCTATGAGGACCTGGGGGGAAAGCAGAGGTTTTCCTACCAGTACACAGTGGCCAACAAg GAATACGTAGcttacagtcacacaggtcGTATAATCCCAGCTATTTGGTTTCGCTATGACCTGAGTCCTatcacagtcaaatacacagaAAGAAGACAGCCCCTCTATCGCTTCATCACAACG ATCTGTGCTATCATTGGTGGGACCTTCACAGTGGCTGGCATTATTGACTCCTGCATATTCACTGCCTCTGAGGCCTGGAAGAAGATCCAGCTGGGAAAGATGTCATGA
- the dusp1 gene encoding dual specificity protein phosphatase 1 codes for MYLDLLFSTRCPTMVIMDVPSIDCTSLRGLLEGEDPGCLVLDCRSFFSFNSSHIHGSTNVRFSTIVRRRARGGLGLEHIVPNEDTRNRLLSGDYQTVVFLDDRSLDLGQAKKDGTLMLAVSALCRNPCGASVFFLKGGFDKFSSEYPEMCTKPAAPQGLCLPLSANSQSDSTESGCNSCTTPLYDQGGPVEILPFLYLGSAYHASRKDMLDMLGITALINVSANCPNHFEDHYQYKSIPVEDNHKADISSWFNEAIEFIDSVRNKGGRVFVHCQAGISRSATICLAYLMRTNRVKLEEAFEFVKQRRSIISPNFSFMGQLLQFESQVLASSTCSSEAGSPAISKNSTVFNFPVSIPVHSTASPLSFLHSPITTSPTC; via the exons ATGTATCTAGATTTGTTATTTTCAACGCGTTGCCCTACTATGGTCATAATGGACGTTCCGAGTATCGATTGTACCTCCCTCCGGGGTCTCTTGGAGGGGGAAGACCCAGGCTGCCTAGTCTTGGACTGTcgctctttcttttcctttaattcCTCTCATATCCACGGGTCAACTAACGTACGGTTTAGCACAATAGTACGCCGACGAGCGAGGGGCGGATTGGGATTGGAGCACATTGTTCCAAACGAGGATACAAGGAATCGACTTCTTTCTGGCGATTACCAGACCGTGGTGTTCCTTGATGATCGCAGCTTGGATTTAGGCCAAGCTAAGAAAGACGGAACTTTGATGCTTGCCGTCTCAGCGTTGTGTCGAAACCCGTGTGGTgccagtgtgttttttctgaaaG GTGGCTTTGACAAATTTTCTTCAGAATATCCTGAGATGTGTACCAAGCCAGCGGCTCCACAAGGTTTATGTTTGCCCCTAAGCGCCAACAGCCAGTCAGACAGCACAGAATCCGGCTGTAATTCGTGCACTACCCCACTTTACGATCAG GGTGGCCCAGTAGAAATCTTGCCTTTCTTGTACCTTGGCAGTGCTTACCATGCCTCCAGAAAAGACATGCTGGACATGCTGGGCATCACAGCACTCATCAATGTCTCAGCAAACTGTCCAAACCATTTTGAGGACCACTATCAATACAAGAGTATCCCTGTTGAAGATAATCACAAAGCTGATATAAGCTCCTGGTTTAATGAGGCCATTGAATTTATTG ACTCGGTACGGAACAAAGGGGGACGGGTCTTCGTTCACTGTCAGGCTGGCATCTCTCGCTCTGCTACCATCTGCCTGGCCTATTTAATGCGCACCAACCGGGTCAAGCTAGAAGAAGCGTTTGAGTTTGTCAAACAGCGTCGCAGCATCATTTCCCCCAACTTCAGCTTCATGGGACAGCTTCTGCAGTTTGAATCTCAGGTGCTAGCCTCCTCTACATGCTCTTCAGAGGCAGGGAGTCCTGCTATCAGcaaaaacagcacagtgttCAACTTCCCAGTTTCTATCCCTGTCCACTCTACCGCCAGTCCACTGTCTTTCCTACATAGTCCCATTACCACTTCACCAACCTGCTGA